The stretch of DNA CGACAAGCCTTTCTCCCTGTTGCTGAACGTCGCTGTCGGGGGACGGTGGCCCGGTGACGCCGGGGCCGACACCACATTTCCGGCCACGATGCTCGTCGACTGGGTGAAGGTGACCGATGAGTGATCTCCTCGCGGCGGAGCGCGTCGACACGAGAACCCCGGAATTGTCCCGGTATTACGACGTCGCCGCATTGGCCTCGGCGGTCGCGGGACTGACATCGCTCGCACCGCTCCCGTCCCCGGTGAGCGCGGTGCTGCTGACGGTGTTCGTGCTGAGCGGCCCGGGTCTCGCGATCGTGACGTGGTTGCGGATGCCGGTCGCCGCATCGGTCGCGGCCGTCCCCGTCCTCGGGCTGACCGTGGTGACTGCCGCCACCACCGTCCTGGCCTGGTTCTATCGTTGGCCCGCCACCGGACTGTTGCTGGTGATGGTCCTGGCCGTCGTCGCGTCCGCCCTGCGGCATCGCTGGCACGACACCGGCGCCGACCCGGTTCGCGTGGTCACCCTGCGGCAGGCGCGGTTTCGCCTGTCGCAGTGGGCGCACGCTGCCCGCCGCAATCGGCCGCTGATCCTCGTCGCCGTCGCCCTGGTGCTGTGGGTGGCCGTGCTCTTCGGGCTCGGGTCCGGCGGGTACTCACAGTTCGGTCTGCTGTTCGCCGGCAGCGGGCCCGGGCTGGTGGTGTGCACGCTGATGATGCTCGGCGCGTTCGTCTGGGCTCTCCGCACGAGGGCCGTCGGGACCGCTGTCGTGGCGGTGCTCGGCGTGATCATGGTGGAAAGGCTCACCCCGACACTCGTCACCGACGTGCCCATCTACGGGTGGACGTACAAACACCTCGGCGTGGTCGACTACATCCAGCAGTTCCAGACACTGCCGCCCAAGGGCGTCGACATCTACGGCGAGTGGCCGGCCTTCTTCACCGCATTCGCGTGGTTCGGTGACATCACGTCGGCGGACATGATGGCCGTCGCCCACTGGTTCGCGCCGGTGATCCACGTGTTGCTGGCCGTCGTGATCGCCGCGATCGCCCGGCTCCTCGGGTTCGACATGCGGGTGGCACTGACGGCCGCGATGGTGGCGGAACTCGCCAACTGGGTGGGACAGGACTACTTCTCGCCGCAGGCCGTCGCCCTCGTCATGGCGCTGGGTGTGGTGGCTCTGCTCGTGGTGTCGACGGAGCACCGTTCCGCGGCATACCTGTCGATCCTCGTCTTCGCCGCCCTGGTACCCACCCACCAGCTGACCCCCTACTGGCTGTTCGGCGTGACAGCGGCCCTCGCGGTGACGCGGAAGATCCGTCCGTGGTGGCTTCCCGTGCCCTACTTCGCGATCCTCGTCGCCTATCTCGTGCCGCGGCTCGACATCGTGGCACCGTACGGCCTGCTGTCCGGTTTCAACCCGGTCGACAACGCCGCCAGCAACGTGACCGCGGTCGGCACGGTGGGGAAGATCTTCACCTCCGCCGTGTGCCGTTCCCTGTCCGCGGGCATCATCCTGCTTGCCGTGGTCTGCGCGATCCTCCTCTGGCGCAGCAAACGTCCCGCCTGGGTCGCGACCGTCATGGCGTTCAGTTCGTTCGCTCTGCTGGCAGGACAGAGCTACGGCGGTGAGGCGATCTTCCGGGTCTACCTCTACGCCGTGCCCGGATGCGCGATTCTCATCGCACCGATCCTCGCGGACGCGCTCACGACCAGGTTCCGGTCCGCACTGCTCCGCCGAACCGTTCCCGTCGGACTCGCGAGCGGACTGGCGTACATGACGTTCGCGGGCCTGCAAGGCTATTACGGGTTGTGGTCGCTGGTCGTCGGATATCAGTCCCAGGTGACGTTCGCGGAGGACATCCTCGCGAACGAACAGCCACCCGCGAAAATCATGTCCCTGTATCCCGCAGGTCTGCCCACCCGGGTGAGCGCCGACTACATCAAGTTCGCCGTCGTCGACAAGGATTTCGATCAACCCCTGCTGGCGTTGCCCCCGGCCCTGCTGGAGGGTTTCCCGCACGGCGGTCAGATCGAGATGCTCACCGCGGACGCGGCGGAACGCGACGGCGACACGTATCTCGTGTTCAACACTCAGGGCACCGCCGCCATCCGCTACTACGGCTATCTACCGGACGGATCCGTCGACAACTTCGAGGACCAGTTGCGGTCGAGCCCCGACTGGTCCGTGTATGCGCAGGACGTCGACAGCGCCATCTTCCGTTACACGGGGCCGCGACGGTAGCGGCCGACTGGCGTATTCGGTCACGAACGGCCGCGGTGGGCGCCTAGCATCGGCGCATGCAGCGGATGCGCTCGACCATGTTCGAGATGGCGTTGACGTGCTCGGTGGCGCTGTGCGCGCTGTCCCTCACCCCGGCGGTGCCCGTCGCCGCACCCGTCGGCGGAGGTGTCCGGGCCGCCTACTCCGGATACACCGTGATCGGCAGCGACGAATTCGACGGACCCGCGAATGCCGCGCCCAATCCGACGTTCTGGGGGTACGACCTCGGAGGCGGCGGGTGGGGCAACAACGAGAAACAGGTCTACACCGATTCCCGGCAGAATTCGCGGCTCGACGGCAACGGCCGCCTCGTCGTCGAGGCGCGCAGAAACGGTAGCGGGTTCACTTCGGCGCGGCTCGTGACCCGCGGAAAGTTCGACTTCACGTACGGCGTGATCGAGGCTCGGATACAGGTGCCGTCCGGCCCGGGGATCCATCCGGCGTTCTGGACGCTGGGGAGCAACATCAACAGCGTCGGGTGGCCTGCCTGCGGAGAGATCGACATCCTCGAAGTGATCGGGGACGGTTCGCGGTACCACGCGGGCGTTCACGGTCCGACCGTCGGCGGCGGGCACTGGGAGCGCTCCACGGACGGTTCGATCGGCGCGAACCTCAGCGCAGGGTTCCACGACTACGCGCTGATCAAGGCGCCCGGCCGCATCTCGGTGGGGATCGACGGGAACATCGTCGGCACTGTCACGACGGCGGACCTCCGACCCGAGGAACGCTGGGTGTTCGACGCCCCGGCCTACCTGCTGCTCGATGTGGCCGTCGGCGGAAATTGGCCCGGCCCGGTCACTTCGTCGACACGCTTCCCGGCCACGATGCTGGTGGACTGGGTGCGGTTCTCTCAGTAGCGCCCGGAACAAACGCAATTTCCGGTGTGAATAGAATCGGCTTCATGGGCGAGTCGAACTCCGAGTGCCGCTGCGGCCATCCCTTCGCCGCTCACGAGCACTACCGTGCGGGGACGTCCTGCGCCATCTGCGACTGCCCGCGTTTCCGGCGCTCGTTCTCCGGGTTGATCCGCAAACTCCTCGGCCGGTAGCCGCCGCATCGGGTGTGCGTGTGTCCTGCAGCAGTCCATAAACATACCACAGGTCTGTTTATGGACTATATTTCAGCATGTTTATCGTGCGAAGATGGACTTCTGGAAACTTTGAATCCAACTATGCGGTGACGGTCGGCGGCAGTTCGGGTGGTGGTGATGGGGCATCGAACGGCCGAACGGATGGGGACGACACCCAGTGCCAAGGCCGTCCTGTGGAGCGGCGCTCTGTGGCTGATCGCCGCCGTGCTCGCGGTGCCTGCCCTGCTGTTCGCGCTGGCGCTGTGGCAGCGGTGGGGTGGCGCGTTCGCCACCATCGTCGTTGCCGACGTGGGCCTACTGGTGTTCGCTCTCGTCGCGACCGGATGTGCCGCGTGGGCGGCCTGGAGAGGGCGGGGTGGTCGGCGCCGCAGTTGGCTGGCACTGACTGGTGGGCTCGCGGCCTGGTCGGTCGGCCAAGCCATCTGGTGCTACTACGTGGTGGGACAGGGAAGTGATCAAATACCGTTCCCCTCCGCGGCGGCTGCGGCTTACCTGTTGTTTCCGATCGGCGCCTGCGCGGCGTTGTTGCTGTTTCCCGCAGGCAGCAGTGAACAGTCCCGTACCACTCTGATCCTGGACGGTCTGATCGTGGCGGGTTCGCTGTTCGTGGTGTCGTGGGTGACCGTGCTGGGAAGCGTGTACCGCGCCGGAAGTGACACCCCCCTCGCCCTCGTGTTGTCTCTCGCCTATCCCGTTGCGGACCTGGTGATTGCGACGATGGCAATCGTCGTGTTGACCCGGGCGAGGGCCGGGCAACGGCTGACCCTGGGACTGCTGTGCGTCGGGGTCATTCTGATGGCGTTGTCCGCCAGCGCAGTGTCCTACCTGACCGCGCTGGGGACGTACCGGAACGGCGGTGTGACGGACGTGGGCTGGGTGGCCGCCTTCGTCGCCTGCGCATTGGCGGCGCTGTCGAGCACCCGCGAGCCGCCACTCGAACCGGTTCCGGCGCAGACCCCGTCCCGGGCTCGACTGTGGTTGCCCTACGTTCCGTTGCTGCTGGCCGTTGCGGTCGGCCTGCAGCGGGAGTTACCCAGTCTGGGCTCCGGCCCGATTCCCGCCGCGATCATGGTTCTGGTGTTCGCCCTGCTGGCACGGCAGTTCATCGTTCTGGCCGAGAACCGGCGTCTGTTACTCACCGTGGCCCGGCAGGCGTTTCGCGACAGGTTGACCGGACTGGCGAACCGCGCCTTGTTTCTCGACCGGCTGGACCAAGCCGTACAGCGGCAGCGCCGCGGATTGATACCGATCGTTGTGTTGTGCATGGACCTCGACGACTTCAAGACGGTCAATGACAGACTCGGCCACCCCGCCGGGGACGAGCTGCTGATCCGCGTCGCCGAACGACTCACCGGGTGCATGCGCAGCACCGACACGGTGGCCCGTCTCGGCGGCGACGAGTTCGCGGCGCTGGTCGAAGGGAGCGTCGAGGATGCCCTGACGGCTGCGGATCGGGTGCTGGAGGCGTTCGTCCCGCCCTTCATCATCGACGGTGTCGTCCTCGCCATCCGTCCCAGCATCGGCTTGACCATCGCCACATCCGAGGTCATGGGCGTGACGACCGAGGGCCTGCTCAAACAGGCGGACCTCGCCATGTACGCGGCGAAACGCTGTGGCGGGGGATGCCTGCGCAGATTCGTGCCGAATCCGGCCGCCGGTGAGATCGGCCGAGATCCCGACACCGGCAACTCGGCAACCACCGTCCTCGTCGCCGGAGGACGGGAAGCGAACGCATCGCCCTCCCCGAATCAGGTTGCTGGGGGGAGTGCCGGCGCGCCCGGCTCGAGCTCGGTGCGCAACCAACCGCGACCGGGTCGGGCGAAGTGGTTGTCGCCGCCCGATCGGTCGCGATGCCGTGTCGTGGTGGCGGTCGGAATGCTGCTGATCGGTGCGGTTCTGTACGAGATCTCGGTGGGAGTGGGTGATCAGGAGACGAAGGGGATCGTGCTCCTGGAGGCGCTCTACGACGGACTGGCGCTGTCGGCCGCCCTTCTCGTCGCTGCTCGTGCGTGGTGTGTACCGGTGGAGCGCCGGGCGTGGTGGTTGATCGCGCTGGGGCTGACGAGCTGGTGCGTCGGCGATCTCGTGGCGATGGTGTGGGTGCCCGACGGCCAGTCGCCATCAGTGGCCGATGTGTTGAAATTGGCGTTCTACCCCCTCGTGTATGCCGGTTTGGTCCTGCTCCTGCGCGCGCGAGCACGGCGGTTGCCCGCCGAGATCTGGTTGGACGCCATCACCGCGGGGTTGACTCTGGGGGCGCTGGCCGCGGCGCTCGCATTCAGCCCGATCGACTCGGTGGCCGGCGAACCACCCGCAGCGGTGATCGTGGGGTTGGCCTATCCGGTGGGAGACGTGCTGCTGCTGGCCCTCGCTGTCGGGGCACTCGCGGTGCTGGGGTGGCGTGCCGAGCAACGGTGGGTGCTGCTGGTCGCGGGTTTCATGCTGTTCGCGGTGGCCGACACCGTCTACCTGTTCCGAGGCGCCGACAGCTACGTGGAGGGGACGTGGATCGATGCGCTTCCGCATGCCGCCGCGGTGCTGGTGGCCGCGGCCAGCTGGCGGGCGTCCGGCCGACATCGATCCGGTCGACGGCCGGGACTGGCCATCTGGGTTCCCCCCCTGGTGTGCACCGCTGTTGCGGTGGGGCTGCTCGTTCTCGACCACGATGCGCGGCTGCCGCGGCTCGCGGTGGTACTGGCGGCGCTCAGCCTCATCGCGGTCGCCGCCCGATTCGCGGTGACGTTTCGCGAAGTCGTCGTCCTGGCGGACAGCCACCGGGAGGCGAGGACCGATGACCTCACCAGCCTGGCGAACCGACGGGCCATCGTGGCCGCGCTGACCGCTGCATACCTCGAACGGGTGGCACGGCCGGCCGAATACGCCCCCCTTCGGGGCCCGGGTCTGCTGCTCATGGATCTGGACCGCTTCCGGGACGTGAACGACTCCTACGGACACCACGTGGGCGACCAATTGCTGTGCCAGGTAGCGGACCGGCTCGCCCGGTCGGTGCGGCCGGGGGATGTGCCTGCCCGCCTCGGCGGAGACGCGTTCGCTGTCCTGCTGCCTGCCGAGGCAGACATCACGGCGGCTCGTGCGCTGGCCGGTCGTCTCCTGGACGTACTGCGTGAGCCGTTCCACTTCGACGAGTTCACGTTTCACGTCGAGGCGAGAATCGGGCTCGCTCTCTGCCCGCAACACTGCACGAATCCCGAAGATCTGCTGCACCGTGCCGGCGTAGCGATGTATCGCGCCAAGTTCGCGCACCCTCCGATCGCGGTGTACGACGCCACCGAGTACCAACACGGCATCGACGAGCGGCAGTCCGTCGCGGAGCTGCGCACGGCGATCGCCGGTGGCGAGCTCACGTGCTATTACCAGCCCAAGGTCAGTGCGTGCGATGGGCAGGTACACAGCGTCGAGGCTCTCGTCCGATGGGAGCACCCTCGCCACGGCCTGCTCCTGCCCGATCAGTTCCTTCCACATGCCGAACAGTCGGGACTCATGCGCCCGCTGACAACGAGGGTGCTGGAGCTTGCGCTCGGTCAAGCGCGTAACTGGCTCGATCGCGGGATATCGCTGACCGTCGCAGTGAACCTGTCGGTGACGAATCTGCTCGACGCCGACCTCGTCGCCGAGATCGACCGGCTTCTGCAGGACTTTCGGTTACCCGCCGACGCGCTCATCCTCGAGATCACCGAAAGCGTTCTGATGACCGACTACATGCGCGCCAGAAGGGTGGTCGAGGCGTTGCAGGCGTTGGGGATCGGACTGTCGATCGACGACTACGGGACCGGCTGGTCGTCCTTGGCGTATCTGCAGGACCTGGCCGTCGACGAGCTGAAACTCGACCGGGTCTTCGTGGCGCGCCTCGCCAGCGACCCTCGCTCCGTCGCGATCGTGCGCTCGACGGTGGAGCTCGCGCACAGCCTCGGTGCGTCTCTGGTCGCCGAAGGGGTCGAAGACGAGGCCACTCTGCGGGCCCTGCGTCGATACGGCTGCGACATCACCCAGGGGCACTACCACGGCCGTCCGCTACCCGCCGACCAACTCGATCTTCGATCGGTCGGCGGGCGTACCGCTACGTGAACAGACCCTGCCCCCAGTGCTGCCCCTCGGCGAGTCCGGGTGGGCAGGCGAAGAGGGCGGAACCGACGTGCTGGATGTACTCGTTCATCGCGTCGCTCCGGGACAGGTTGAGCTGCATCGGCACGAACTGTTCCTGCGGGTTGCGGCAGTACGCGATGAAGAAGAGTCCGGCGTCGAGGTGGCCGAAACCGTCGGATCCGTCGGTGAAGTTGTATCCGCGACGCAGGATCTGGATGCCGCCGAGTTCCTGTGCGGATGCCAGCCGGACGTGGGCGTCGACGTCGATCACCGGGTCGTGCCCCTTCTTGGAGTCGAGGTCGAGTTCGTCGAACTCTGCCTTGCCGCTGAGGGGAGCGCCGCTGCCCTTGGACCGTCCGATCACGCGTTCCTGCTCGCCGAGCACGGTGCGGTCCCACTGCTCGATGAGCATGCGGATCCGCCGCGCCACGAGGTACGTGCCGCCGCCCATCCACGCCTGGTCGTCGCCGGAGGCCACCCAGACGTTCTCGTCGACGACGTCGGTTTCCTCCGCCTTGATGTTGTTGGTTCCGTCCTTGAACCCGAACAGGTTCCGCGGGGTGTCCTGCGTGGTCGACGTGGACGACGTGCGGCCGAAGCCGAGCTGCGACCAGCGGACCGAGGCCGTCCCGAACGCGACGCGCGCCAGATTGCGGATGGCGTGCACGGCCACCTGCGGGTCGTTGGCGCACGCCTGGATCGCGATGTCGCCGCCGCTGCGCGCCGGGTCCAGGTTGTCTGCCCGGAAGTGCGGAAGTTCTTCGAGCGCCGCGGGTTTCTTGGACGCGAACCCGAACCGGTCGTCGAACAGGGAGGGCCCGAACCCGATGGTCAGCGTCAGCTGGGACGCCGCCAGGCCGAGCGCCTCCCCGGTGTCGCTGGGCGGAACGTAGAGGCCGTCGCCGATGGCCCCGTCCGGGGTGGCCTGCTCGCCGGCGGTCATCCGCTCGGCCATCACGGTCCACTTCTTCAGCAGCGCCTCGAGTTCCTCCCGCGACTTCGTGGTGACGTCGAACGCCACGAAATGCATCCGGTCCTGCGCCGGCGTCACGACGCCTGCCTGGTGTTCGCCCCGGAAGGCGACGACGTCGCCGTGCGTCAGCGGCGGTTCGGCGGCGGTGGCGCGCCCGACGAGTGCGCCTGCCCCTGCGAGGGCGGCTCCCGCCCCGACGGCGCCGAACAGACGTCGTCGGGACATGCCCTTGCGCTCGTCCACCGTGGTGGTCGTGTCGGTCGAACCGGTTGGATCAGTCATGATTATGCGCCTGCTACTACGCCCTGAACCTGGCTGACGTCGGCCGAAAGGGCGTCGATCTTGCGCGACAGTTCCTGGCGCTGTTGTTCGTTGACAGTGTCGTAGAAGACGAACCCGTCACCCTGTCGGTATTGAGCGAGTTCGGCATCGAGGTCCGCGAAACGCTGGGTGATGTTCGCGGCCAGTTCCGGATTGCGTTCTTCGATAATCGGCTGCAGTGCGGCGACCGCGGCCTGCGAGCCGTCGACGTTGGCCTGGAAGTCCCACAGGTCGGTGTGCGAGAAGATGTCTTCCTCGCCGGTGATCTTCGACGTCGAGATCTCGTCGAGCAGCCCCTGGGCGTCGCCGGCGATCTTGGTGGGGTCGATCGTGTAGTCCTCGGCGTTCACCTGGTCGGCGAGGTACTGGACGTCGACGACGAGTTGGTCGGCGATCGCGTTGGTGTCGGGCTGGGGGCCGGTCACCCACAGATCCTTCTCGAGCCGGTGGAAGCCCGTCCACTCCTGTCCGGGTTCGAGGTCGGCCTCCCGCAGATCCAGCTTGGGGTCGAGCTCACCGAAGCTCTCCGCCTCGGGCTCGATGCGCTCGTAGTAGGTGCGGGAGACGGGGAACAGGGCCTTGGCCTGCTCGATGTTTCCCGACTTCACGGCGTCGACGAACTGCTGCGTGGTGTCCTGCAGGGCGACGACCTGACTGCGGATGTAGCGGCGGTAGCCGTCGGCGGCCTCGGCAAGCTGCCCGCTCTCGTCGGAGGCGCTCATCGAATCGCCGGTGACGGTGAACTCCTGACGGATCCCGTTGCCGACCATGCCGGGCTTGCAGGCGAGCTGGTAGGTGCCGGCCTCGGGGAGTGACACGATGAGCTGGCGGGTGAGCCCGGGACCGATGTTCTCGACCTCACCCATCGCCCGGTCGCCCTCGGCGTACACGTAGAACTCGGTGACCTTGCTGCCGTTGTTCGTGACCTGGAACGTGCTGTTCCCGGTGGTGCCGGAGTCGGCGCTGACGTCGCAGGTCTCGTCGCTTGCGGTGACGGTGATGTCGTCGGTGCTCGCGGTCGACTTCTCGGTGCAGCCTGCGAGGGCCAGCGGCAGCACGGCGACCGAGGCGAGGGCGAAGGTGGATCGGCGCATGGTCTTCATGGGCGGAAG from Rhodococcus opacus B4 encodes:
- a CDS encoding glycoside hydrolase family 16 protein; the protein is MQRMRSTMFEMALTCSVALCALSLTPAVPVAAPVGGGVRAAYSGYTVIGSDEFDGPANAAPNPTFWGYDLGGGGWGNNEKQVYTDSRQNSRLDGNGRLVVEARRNGSGFTSARLVTRGKFDFTYGVIEARIQVPSGPGIHPAFWTLGSNINSVGWPACGEIDILEVIGDGSRYHAGVHGPTVGGGHWERSTDGSIGANLSAGFHDYALIKAPGRISVGIDGNIVGTVTTADLRPEERWVFDAPAYLLLDVAVGGNWPGPVTSSTRFPATMLVDWVRFSQ
- the efeB gene encoding iron uptake transporter deferrochelatase/peroxidase subunit, with the protein product MTDPTGSTDTTTTVDERKGMSRRRLFGAVGAGAALAGAGALVGRATAAEPPLTHGDVVAFRGEHQAGVVTPAQDRMHFVAFDVTTKSREELEALLKKWTVMAERMTAGEQATPDGAIGDGLYVPPSDTGEALGLAASQLTLTIGFGPSLFDDRFGFASKKPAALEELPHFRADNLDPARSGGDIAIQACANDPQVAVHAIRNLARVAFGTASVRWSQLGFGRTSSTSTTQDTPRNLFGFKDGTNNIKAEETDVVDENVWVASGDDQAWMGGGTYLVARRIRMLIEQWDRTVLGEQERVIGRSKGSGAPLSGKAEFDELDLDSKKGHDPVIDVDAHVRLASAQELGGIQILRRGYNFTDGSDGFGHLDAGLFFIAYCRNPQEQFVPMQLNLSRSDAMNEYIQHVGSALFACPPGLAEGQHWGQGLFT
- the efeO gene encoding iron uptake system protein EfeO, whose amino-acid sequence is MKTMRRSTFALASVAVLPLALAGCTEKSTASTDDITVTASDETCDVSADSGTTGNSTFQVTNNGSKVTEFYVYAEGDRAMGEVENIGPGLTRQLIVSLPEAGTYQLACKPGMVGNGIRQEFTVTGDSMSASDESGQLAEAADGYRRYIRSQVVALQDTTQQFVDAVKSGNIEQAKALFPVSRTYYERIEPEAESFGELDPKLDLREADLEPGQEWTGFHRLEKDLWVTGPQPDTNAIADQLVVDVQYLADQVNAEDYTIDPTKIAGDAQGLLDEISTSKITGEEDIFSHTDLWDFQANVDGSQAAVAALQPIIEERNPELAANITQRFADLDAELAQYRQGDGFVFYDTVNEQQRQELSRKIDALSADVSQVQGVVAGA
- a CDS encoding bifunctional diguanylate cyclase/phosphodiesterase; the protein is MGHRTAERMGTTPSAKAVLWSGALWLIAAVLAVPALLFALALWQRWGGAFATIVVADVGLLVFALVATGCAAWAAWRGRGGRRRSWLALTGGLAAWSVGQAIWCYYVVGQGSDQIPFPSAAAAAYLLFPIGACAALLLFPAGSSEQSRTTLILDGLIVAGSLFVVSWVTVLGSVYRAGSDTPLALVLSLAYPVADLVIATMAIVVLTRARAGQRLTLGLLCVGVILMALSASAVSYLTALGTYRNGGVTDVGWVAAFVACALAALSSTREPPLEPVPAQTPSRARLWLPYVPLLLAVAVGLQRELPSLGSGPIPAAIMVLVFALLARQFIVLAENRRLLLTVARQAFRDRLTGLANRALFLDRLDQAVQRQRRGLIPIVVLCMDLDDFKTVNDRLGHPAGDELLIRVAERLTGCMRSTDTVARLGGDEFAALVEGSVEDALTAADRVLEAFVPPFIIDGVVLAIRPSIGLTIATSEVMGVTTEGLLKQADLAMYAAKRCGGGCLRRFVPNPAAGEIGRDPDTGNSATTVLVAGGREANASPSPNQVAGGSAGAPGSSSVRNQPRPGRAKWLSPPDRSRCRVVVAVGMLLIGAVLYEISVGVGDQETKGIVLLEALYDGLALSAALLVAARAWCVPVERRAWWLIALGLTSWCVGDLVAMVWVPDGQSPSVADVLKLAFYPLVYAGLVLLLRARARRLPAEIWLDAITAGLTLGALAAALAFSPIDSVAGEPPAAVIVGLAYPVGDVLLLALAVGALAVLGWRAEQRWVLLVAGFMLFAVADTVYLFRGADSYVEGTWIDALPHAAAVLVAAASWRASGRHRSGRRPGLAIWVPPLVCTAVAVGLLVLDHDARLPRLAVVLAALSLIAVAARFAVTFREVVVLADSHREARTDDLTSLANRRAIVAALTAAYLERVARPAEYAPLRGPGLLLMDLDRFRDVNDSYGHHVGDQLLCQVADRLARSVRPGDVPARLGGDAFAVLLPAEADITAARALAGRLLDVLREPFHFDEFTFHVEARIGLALCPQHCTNPEDLLHRAGVAMYRAKFAHPPIAVYDATEYQHGIDERQSVAELRTAIAGGELTCYYQPKVSACDGQVHSVEALVRWEHPRHGLLLPDQFLPHAEQSGLMRPLTTRVLELALGQARNWLDRGISLTVAVNLSVTNLLDADLVAEIDRLLQDFRLPADALILEITESVLMTDYMRARRVVEALQALGIGLSIDDYGTGWSSLAYLQDLAVDELKLDRVFVARLASDPRSVAIVRSTVELAHSLGASLVAEGVEDEATLRALRRYGCDITQGHYHGRPLPADQLDLRSVGGRTAT